In the genome of bacterium, one region contains:
- the fusA gene encoding elongation factor G produces MKTYTAEKIHNLVLAGHGGCGKTTLAEALMHLVRPVERLGRVDDGNTMFDFDPDEVTRKISISSALAACEYGDHKINIIDTPGYADFAGEVKAGLRVADCAVIVAQAVSGIEVGTDKTWKYADEMNLPRALFITRIKKEHSDFYRTLEQAQDMFGNHLTAMTLPWGEQAGLKGVIDLTRMKAWSEENGKSTEAEIPAELADKAKKFRERLVESAAETDDALMEKYLSGEPLSEAEIANGLKTGIASQKIVPVFAGDGYFEIGIKAFVSIVNISFPSAANIKTVSAVKAGTDEQVEIKCDPAGQPLAFMFKTSIEPHAGNLNFFRVYSGSIETGTELYNCSRSKAEKFGQLFYPLGKERADATKIGTGDIGIAVKLKDSGTGDTIGQKAHPVILPAIIQPKASISIAVEPKSKDDEGKLTTGLSKIRDEDPTFTYGFVPEIRQTLINGLGELHLDLMVGRLKRKYNVEVNLLKPRIPYRETITKKVEHSEYKHKKQTGGHGQYGHVVLRLEPMPRGSGFEFVDAIVGGVVPNNFIPSVEKGVRAAMNEGAVAGYHIVDVKATLHFGSYHPVDSAGTSFEIAAVHALKQGVLDASPVLLEPVMKLEVTAPEEFAGQVMGDLNSRRGRIQGMESAKGMQVVKATVPQGEMYKYSTALRSMTQGRGSFEMEFSHYEDVPYETTQKIIAEAQKEKEEKK; encoded by the coding sequence TTGAAAACCTATACTGCCGAAAAGATCCACAACTTAGTGCTGGCCGGACACGGCGGCTGCGGAAAAACAACTTTGGCCGAGGCTTTGATGCATCTGGTCCGGCCGGTCGAACGGCTGGGCCGGGTGGACGACGGCAATACCATGTTCGACTTCGACCCCGATGAGGTGACCCGCAAGATCTCCATTTCCTCGGCCCTGGCGGCCTGCGAATACGGGGACCACAAGATCAACATCATCGACACCCCGGGCTACGCCGACTTCGCCGGCGAGGTCAAGGCCGGCCTGAGGGTGGCCGACTGCGCCGTGATAGTGGCCCAGGCTGTCTCCGGCATAGAGGTGGGCACCGACAAGACCTGGAAGTACGCCGACGAGATGAACCTGCCCCGGGCCCTGTTCATCACCCGGATCAAAAAAGAGCATTCCGATTTTTACCGGACACTGGAACAGGCCCAGGACATGTTCGGCAACCACCTGACGGCCATGACCCTGCCCTGGGGCGAGCAGGCCGGCCTTAAAGGGGTGATAGACCTGACCCGGATGAAGGCCTGGTCCGAGGAGAACGGCAAATCCACAGAGGCCGAGATACCGGCCGAGCTGGCCGACAAGGCCAAGAAGTTCCGGGAGCGGCTGGTGGAATCCGCCGCCGAGACCGACGACGCTCTGATGGAAAAATACCTCAGCGGCGAGCCCCTAAGCGAGGCCGAGATCGCCAACGGTTTGAAGACCGGCATCGCCAGCCAGAAGATAGTGCCGGTGTTCGCCGGCGACGGATATTTTGAGATAGGCATCAAGGCCTTTGTCTCCATCGTCAACATCTCCTTCCCCTCGGCCGCCAACATCAAAACGGTCAGCGCGGTCAAGGCCGGCACCGACGAGCAGGTGGAGATCAAATGCGACCCGGCCGGCCAGCCCCTGGCCTTCATGTTCAAGACCTCGATCGAGCCCCACGCCGGCAACCTGAACTTCTTCCGGGTCTATTCCGGGTCCATTGAAACCGGCACCGAGCTTTACAACTGCTCCCGGAGCAAGGCCGAGAAATTCGGCCAGCTGTTCTACCCCCTGGGCAAGGAACGGGCCGACGCCACCAAGATCGGCACCGGAGACATCGGGATCGCGGTCAAGCTCAAGGACTCCGGCACCGGCGACACCATCGGCCAAAAGGCCCACCCGGTGATCCTGCCGGCCATCATCCAGCCCAAGGCCTCCATCTCCATCGCGGTGGAGCCCAAATCCAAGGACGACGAAGGCAAGCTGACCACCGGCCTCTCCAAGATCCGGGACGAGGACCCCACCTTCACCTACGGCTTCGTGCCCGAGATCAGGCAGACCCTGATCAACGGTCTGGGCGAGCTGCACCTGGATCTGATGGTCGGCCGTCTGAAGCGGAAGTACAACGTGGAGGTCAACCTGCTGAAACCCCGGATACCATACCGCGAGACCATCACCAAGAAGGTGGAGCATTCCGAATACAAGCACAAGAAGCAGACCGGCGGGCACGGCCAGTACGGGCACGTGGTGCTGCGGCTGGAGCCCATGCCCCGCGGCTCGGGCTTTGAGTTCGTGGACGCCATCGTGGGCGGGGTGGTCCCCAACAACTTCATCCCCTCGGTGGAAAAGGGGGTCAGGGCGGCCATGAACGAAGGCGCGGTGGCCGGCTATCACATCGTGGACGTCAAAGCCACCCTGCACTTCGGCTCCTACCACCCGGTGGACTCGGCCGGCACCAGCTTCGAGATCGCGGCGGTCCACGCCCTTAAGCAGGGCGTGCTGGACGCCAGCCCGGTGCTGTTGGAGCCGGTGATGAAGCTGGAGGTGACCGCCCCCGAGGAATTCGCCGGCCAGGTGATGGGCGACCTTAACTCCCGGCGGGGACGGATCCAGGGGATGGAATCAGCCAAGGGGATGCAGGTGGTGAAAGCCACCGTGCCCCAGGGCGAGATGTACAAGTATTCCACAGCCTTGCGCTCCATGACCCAGGGCCGGGGCAGTTTTGAGATGGAGTTCTCGCACTACGAGGACGTGCCGTATGAGACCACCCAGAAGATCATCGCCGAGGCCCAGAAGGAGAAAGAGGAGAAGAAGTAA
- the rseP gene encoding RIP metalloprotease RseP, with amino-acid sequence MIITILATLFVLGVLVFVHELGHYWAARKVGIKVLKFSLGSGPKLAGFKKGDTEFILSALPLGGYVKLAGEEAFEDNYQVQPGDYMAAPWWGRVFMAFMGPAVNLIFAFLLFILIGFAGIRVPDFAPVISKVQAGTAAQQMGIRPGDIIVSIQGRAISSWHQIQLVTDSLAKAKSADALTVGIAREGAVSELNVSSTSEKPWHAGLEPSIQPQLGEVTLGMPAYQAGLTKGDLVLSINGQPVNSWDEMRLTIYKNADKEVGLKVLRQGDTLDLKIVPIEQDMPGYGKVGVIGVTPIQFGSYKIRLGPLESLTAAFLNTSSIVGRTYSLLGNIATKPKNAKQLGGIMMIGQMAGQTAQKGFSDLLFLMAVLSISLMVINLLPLPIMDGGVIFFCLLEGLRKKPLSNKVQMVIQQIGFGFIIMLFAWTIFNDSMRIFNRHSALKDQGQQQEQNK; translated from the coding sequence ATGATCATCACCATTCTGGCAACATTGTTCGTACTGGGAGTACTGGTCTTCGTTCACGAGCTGGGCCACTATTGGGCGGCCCGGAAGGTCGGGATCAAGGTCCTTAAGTTCTCGCTGGGGTCCGGTCCCAAGCTGGCGGGTTTCAAAAAAGGCGACACCGAGTTCATCCTCTCGGCCCTGCCCCTGGGCGGCTACGTCAAGCTGGCCGGTGAAGAGGCCTTTGAGGATAACTACCAGGTACAGCCCGGCGACTACATGGCCGCGCCCTGGTGGGGCAGGGTCTTCATGGCGTTCATGGGTCCGGCGGTGAATCTGATATTCGCCTTTCTGCTGTTCATCCTGATCGGCTTTGCCGGGATCCGGGTGCCGGACTTTGCCCCGGTGATCTCCAAGGTCCAGGCCGGCACGGCGGCCCAGCAGATGGGTATCCGGCCGGGCGATATCATTGTCTCCATCCAGGGCCGGGCGATAAGCTCCTGGCACCAGATACAGCTCGTTACCGATAGCCTGGCCAAGGCCAAGTCTGCCGATGCCCTGACTGTGGGCATTGCCCGGGAGGGCGCGGTCAGCGAACTTAATGTTTCCTCCACCAGTGAAAAGCCCTGGCATGCCGGCCTGGAGCCCAGCATCCAGCCCCAGCTGGGCGAGGTGACCCTGGGCATGCCGGCCTATCAGGCCGGGCTTACCAAGGGCGACCTGGTGCTGTCGATCAACGGCCAGCCGGTCAACAGCTGGGACGAGATGCGGCTCACCATATACAAAAATGCCGACAAGGAAGTCGGTCTAAAAGTACTGCGCCAGGGTGACACCCTGGATCTGAAGATCGTTCCGATAGAGCAGGACATGCCCGGCTATGGCAAAGTGGGGGTGATCGGGGTGACGCCTATCCAGTTCGGCAGTTATAAGATCCGGCTGGGTCCGCTAGAATCCTTGACCGCGGCCTTTTTGAACACTTCCAGCATTGTGGGGCGCACCTACAGCCTGCTGGGCAATATTGCCACCAAGCCCAAAAACGCCAAACAGCTGGGCGGGATAATGATGATCGGCCAGATGGCCGGCCAGACCGCCCAAAAGGGTTTCTCCGATCTGCTGTTCCTGATGGCGGTGCTGTCCATCAGCCTGATGGTGATAAACCTGCTGCCGCTTCCCATCATGGACGGGGGAGTGATCTTCTTCTGCCTGCTGGAGGGCCTGCGCAAGAAACCGTTGTCCAACAAGGTTCAGATGGTGATCCAGCAGATCGGGTTCGGGTTCATCATCATGCTTTTTGCCTGGACCATCTTCAACGACTCCATGCGGATATTCAACCGCCATTCGGCGCTGAAAGACCAGGGACAGCAACAGGAGCAGAATAAATAG